Proteins co-encoded in one Armatimonadota bacterium genomic window:
- a CDS encoding cold-shock protein translates to MPMGTVKWFSAEKGYGFITPDEGGKDVFVHYSAIQQEGYRTLNEGQKVEYEVVQGQKGPQAANVRPLS, encoded by the coding sequence ATGCCGATGGGAACTGTGAAGTGGTTCAGCGCGGAGAAGGGGTACGGGTTCATCACGCCGGACGAGGGCGGCAAGGACGTCTTCGTCCACTACTCTGCCATCCAGCAGGAAGGCTACCGAACCCTCAACGAGGGCCAGAAGGTCGAGTACGAGGTCGTGCAGGGCCAGAAGGGCCCGCAGGCCGCAAACGTCAGGCCGTTGAGCTAG
- a CDS encoding pitrilysin family protein, translating to MSGRASGRWTLAAAACVLVLAAASARAAQPPAVSGQRIAGPLVARLPNGLQVVVEEQPHTDLAALYTWVRVGSKDEDDESNGAAHFLEHMLFKGTARRAPGAAWREVDAMGGVMNAATSVDWTAYYIVARAVDLPRMVDLQADALFHSTLDADEVERERRVVIEEINRRDNFPATRAFEALRATAYAVHPYRRSVLGTRAGIERMSRDVLVRFYRTHYVPERMTVVVVGGVRAQEALALIRQAYGSGGRAAPPRAPRPAEPPLEGIRRATLAQEVRAAYLVMGFPALAAADPDFPAASVLAAALGMGLGSRLRQALVDRARLAQSVGAFLPAWEDPALFVVSAVTAPDQAERAEAAILAELDAVRERGLGDAELHRARSAVEGAQLYEAHTVRGRAFELGFAATVTGLEVGLAYVERVRRVTADDVQRVARRILDTRRYAVAVLRPASP from the coding sequence ATGAGCGGCAGGGCATCGGGTAGGTGGACCCTGGCGGCCGCGGCATGCGTGCTGGTCCTCGCGGCCGCCTCTGCCCGTGCCGCCCAGCCTCCGGCAGTCTCCGGTCAGCGCATCGCGGGCCCGCTGGTGGCGCGTCTGCCCAACGGGCTCCAGGTCGTCGTCGAGGAGCAGCCGCATACCGATCTGGCAGCCCTCTACACCTGGGTGCGGGTCGGGTCCAAGGACGAGGACGACGAGAGCAACGGCGCAGCTCACTTCCTGGAGCACATGCTGTTCAAGGGCACGGCGCGGCGGGCTCCCGGTGCGGCGTGGCGGGAGGTCGACGCCATGGGTGGGGTGATGAACGCCGCGACGTCGGTCGACTGGACCGCCTACTACATCGTGGCGCGTGCCGTGGACCTGCCGCGGATGGTCGACCTGCAGGCCGACGCGCTGTTCCACTCGACGCTGGACGCCGACGAGGTGGAGCGCGAGCGACGCGTCGTCATCGAGGAGATCAACCGCCGCGACAACTTCCCGGCGACCCGCGCCTTCGAGGCGCTGCGCGCGACGGCGTACGCGGTGCACCCGTACCGCCGCTCGGTGCTGGGCACCCGGGCCGGCATCGAGCGCATGAGCCGCGACGTGCTGGTGCGGTTCTACCGCACGCACTACGTGCCCGAGCGGATGACGGTGGTGGTGGTCGGCGGCGTGCGGGCGCAGGAGGCCCTGGCGCTGATCCGGCAGGCCTACGGCAGCGGGGGGCGCGCGGCGCCGCCGCGCGCCCCCCGCCCGGCCGAACCCCCGCTGGAGGGGATCCGCCGCGCCACGCTCGCCCAGGAGGTGCGCGCAGCCTACCTGGTCATGGGGTTTCCCGCGCTGGCGGCGGCCGATCCCGACTTCCCCGCCGCCAGCGTGCTCGCGGCGGCGCTCGGGATGGGGCTGGGCAGTCGCCTGCGCCAGGCCCTCGTGGACCGGGCCCGCCTGGCGCAGAGCGTCGGCGCCTTCCTGCCCGCGTGGGAGGACCCGGCGCTCTTCGTGGTGTCGGCGGTCACCGCCCCCGATCAGGCGGAGCGCGCCGAGGCGGCCATCCTCGCCGAACTCGACGCCGTGCGCGAGCGCGGGCTGGGCGATGCCGAGCTGCACCGGGCCCGCAGCGCGGTGGAGGGGGCACAGCTGTACGAGGCCCACACGGTGCGCGGCCGCGCCTTCGAACTGGGCTTCGCCGCCACGGTCACCGGCCTCGAGGTCGGACTGGCCTACGTCGAGCGCGTGCGCCGGGTCACGGCGGACGACGTGCAGCGCGTGGCCCGACGCATCCTCGATACGCGTCGCTACGCCGTCGCCGTACTCCGCCCGGCATCTCCGTGA
- a CDS encoding TetR/AcrR family transcriptional regulator, with amino-acid sequence MSTLRTAPPADATGLDEPRSARHAHLLRHTYRVLVEQGLRRLSLQRVADRAGVSKGILLYYFGTKENLVLATMRWVLARVARRIHTAVHRAPTAEAKVAAMVDAIFVDPRANRDFYLVFLDLLGAAARHDRFDELSATFRGIVDAAYAHIIEEGLREGVFQVPDVAAAASVVRAIVDGLFLQWLQEPDWEARHASTRERCLQAVLGYLRGAPR; translated from the coding sequence GTGAGCACGCTGCGCACCGCGCCCCCGGCGGACGCCACCGGGCTCGACGAGCCCAGGTCCGCGCGGCACGCCCACCTGCTCCGCCACACGTACCGGGTGCTGGTGGAGCAGGGTCTGCGGCGGCTCTCGCTGCAGCGGGTCGCGGACCGGGCGGGCGTCAGCAAGGGGATCCTGTTGTACTACTTCGGCACCAAGGAGAACCTCGTCCTGGCCACGATGCGGTGGGTCCTGGCGCGTGTGGCGCGTCGGATCCACACCGCGGTCCACCGGGCCCCGACCGCCGAAGCGAAGGTGGCGGCCATGGTCGACGCCATCTTCGTCGACCCGCGGGCCAACCGTGACTTCTACCTGGTCTTCCTCGACCTGCTGGGCGCCGCAGCGCGCCACGATCGGTTCGACGAGCTCAGCGCCACGTTCCGCGGGATCGTGGACGCCGCGTACGCCCACATCATCGAGGAGGGCCTGCGCGAAGGCGTCTTCCAGGTGCCCGACGTGGCGGCGGCCGCCTCGGTGGTGCGCGCCATCGTCGACGGCCTCTTCCTCCAGTGGCTGCAGGAACCCGACTGGGAGGCCCGGCACGCCTCGACCCGTGAGCGCTGCCTGCAGGCGGTGCTGGGCTACCTGCGGGGCGCGCCCCGGTAG
- a CDS encoding amidohydrolase family protein, protein MEEQIGAIDIMYYVATPEFIERWNAAKRGELVCRMERALGGSLPSFPSLEAMVAAMDDAGVERVCITQCKMWSYRNHWMYMDTALEEVAQYTTRYPDRFVGLAGYNPFRIPESLQEIERAVRDFGFRGVYVHVYGFDIPLHDRRMYPLYAKCVELDVPVSMQVGHVLEGMPSEHGRPIYLDRILCDFPTLKVIGAHTGWPWVEELISVCYKWDTVWLGVDAWMPKYLKPELVQFMNSRLGQDRCLWGTNGLPWKESLAQLRALGLRPEAYRRLVRDNAMELFRLDVGAPAGQGASR, encoded by the coding sequence ATGGAGGAACAGATCGGCGCCATCGACATCATGTACTACGTGGCCACCCCCGAGTTCATCGAGCGCTGGAACGCCGCCAAGCGCGGGGAGCTGGTCTGCCGCATGGAGCGGGCGCTGGGCGGCAGCCTGCCCAGCTTCCCCAGCCTGGAGGCGATGGTGGCGGCCATGGACGACGCGGGCGTGGAGCGGGTGTGCATCACCCAGTGCAAGATGTGGTCGTACCGCAACCACTGGATGTACATGGACACCGCGCTGGAAGAGGTGGCGCAGTACACCACGCGCTACCCCGACCGGTTCGTGGGCCTGGCCGGCTACAACCCCTTCCGCATTCCCGAGAGCCTGCAGGAGATCGAGCGGGCCGTGCGCGACTTCGGCTTCCGCGGCGTCTACGTCCACGTCTACGGCTTCGACATCCCGCTGCACGACCGCCGGATGTACCCGCTGTACGCCAAGTGCGTGGAGCTCGACGTGCCGGTCTCGATGCAGGTCGGGCACGTGCTGGAGGGGATGCCCTCCGAGCACGGGCGCCCCATCTACCTCGACCGCATCCTGTGCGACTTCCCCACCCTGAAGGTGATCGGCGCGCACACCGGCTGGCCCTGGGTGGAGGAGTTGATCTCGGTGTGCTACAAATGGGACACCGTGTGGCTGGGCGTCGACGCCTGGATGCCCAAGTACCTCAAGCCCGAGCTGGTGCAGTTCATGAACAGCCGGCTGGGGCAGGACCGCTGCCTGTGGGGCACCAACGGCCTGCCCTGGAAGGAGAGCCTGGCGCAGCTGCGGGCCCTGGGCCTGCGGCCCGAGGCGTACCGCCGGCTGGTACGTGACAACGCCATGGAGCTGTTCCGGCTGGACGTGGGCGCGCCAGCCGGTCAGGGGGCCAGCCGATGA
- a CDS encoding hemerythrin domain-containing protein: MRSTHDLIEEHRVILGVLDGLERALAAADAGGDVPVAFLRDLVTFSQTFVDRCHHGKEEACLFPCLERRGIPRQGGPIGVMLEEHEAGRRLVREIAAQLDRYAQGAVPARAVLEPCRQYLDLLRAHIAKENEVLFPMGEVVLQPADDTATGACYDGVEHQLGHGVHQAATTLAERLAGGPS, from the coding sequence ATGCGGTCCACGCACGACCTGATCGAGGAGCACCGCGTCATCCTGGGCGTGCTCGATGGGCTCGAGCGCGCGCTGGCGGCCGCCGACGCCGGCGGCGACGTGCCGGTGGCGTTCCTGCGCGACCTGGTGACGTTCAGCCAGACGTTCGTCGACCGGTGCCACCACGGCAAGGAAGAAGCGTGTCTCTTCCCGTGCCTGGAGCGCCGCGGCATTCCCCGCCAGGGCGGACCGATCGGCGTCATGCTGGAGGAGCATGAGGCGGGCCGCCGGCTGGTGCGGGAGATCGCCGCGCAGCTGGACCGCTACGCACAGGGCGCCGTCCCGGCCCGCGCCGTGCTGGAGCCCTGTCGCCAGTACCTGGACCTGCTGCGGGCGCACATCGCCAAGGAGAACGAGGTCCTGTTCCCCATGGGCGAGGTCGTGCTGCAGCCCGCCGACGACACTGCGACCGGCGCGTGCTACGATGGGGTGGAGCACCAGCTCGGCCACGGGGTGCACCAGGCGGCGACCACCCTGGCCGAGCGTCTTGCAGGAGGACCGTCGTGA
- a CDS encoding pitrilysin family protein, with the protein MVIVRERPARGLVVVEALVRAGPRTEPPDDAGVAALVRSLLPRGTHRRTAQEIAATIEAAGGFLGGSTFPDVTSLYAVVPAVRAQVAFDLVADLLANARFDPEEVESQRRLALARMQQVADQPLQRAVELSNAALYPYHPYGRPLAGTPATVSALARDQLLAFYRTHYTAANAVVTVAGELPAADALAHARRAFGTLPPGTLPPRLRWLRAVERALAPPPVPQQVREVQATAAAWIVAAYLTVPVGHPDFAALRVLNAILGEGAASRLWVEVRERRGLAYQVGSVLAARAGPGFLRLIAGTDPPNLSTVLAILEAEVARLRDAAPAPGEVDLAKRSIAGRTALARQDLEAEAYALGWQELLGLGVDYEARFLAQVARITPDDVHRVARRYLAGGVVAIVAPASAR; encoded by the coding sequence GTGGTGATCGTCAGGGAGCGGCCGGCCCGCGGGCTGGTGGTCGTGGAAGCACTGGTGCGCGCGGGTCCCCGCACCGAACCGCCCGATGACGCGGGAGTCGCCGCGCTGGTGCGCAGCCTGCTGCCGCGCGGTACGCACCGGCGCACCGCCCAGGAGATCGCCGCAACCATCGAAGCGGCCGGGGGCTTCCTGGGCGGGAGCACGTTCCCGGACGTAACCTCGCTGTACGCGGTGGTCCCGGCGGTGCGCGCCCAGGTGGCCTTCGATCTCGTCGCAGACCTGTTGGCCAACGCCCGGTTCGATCCCGAGGAGGTGGAGAGTCAGCGCCGCCTGGCCCTGGCGCGCATGCAGCAGGTTGCGGATCAGCCCCTGCAGCGCGCGGTGGAGCTGTCCAACGCGGCGCTCTACCCCTACCATCCCTATGGCCGGCCACTGGCGGGCACGCCGGCGACCGTGAGTGCGCTTGCGCGCGACCAGCTCCTGGCGTTCTACCGCACCCACTACACCGCGGCCAACGCCGTGGTGACGGTCGCCGGCGAGCTGCCGGCAGCCGACGCGCTCGCCCACGCGCGGCGCGCCTTCGGGACGCTGCCGCCAGGGACGTTGCCACCCCGCCTGCGGTGGCTGCGCGCCGTCGAGCGCGCGCTCGCACCGCCGCCAGTCCCCCAGCAGGTGCGCGAGGTCCAGGCCACCGCGGCCGCGTGGATCGTCGCCGCCTACCTGACGGTGCCGGTAGGCCACCCGGACTTCGCTGCGCTGCGCGTGCTCAACGCGATCCTGGGCGAGGGCGCGGCCTCCCGGCTGTGGGTCGAGGTGCGTGAGCGGCGGGGTCTGGCCTACCAGGTGGGATCGGTGCTCGCAGCGCGGGCCGGTCCGGGGTTCCTGCGCCTGATCGCCGGAACGGACCCGCCGAACCTCTCGACCGTGCTCGCCATCCTCGAGGCCGAAGTGGCGCGGCTGCGCGACGCGGCGCCGGCACCGGGCGAGGTCGACCTGGCCAAACGCAGCATCGCCGGTCGGACCGCGCTGGCGCGCCAGGACCTGGAAGCCGAGGCGTACGCCCTGGGGTGGCAGGAACTCCTGGGCCTGGGCGTGGACTACGAGGCACGCTTCCTGGCCCAGGTCGCCCGTATCACGCCCGACGACGTGCACCGGGTGGCACGCCGGTACCTGGCCGGCGGGGTGGTCGCGATCGTCGCCCCGGCGTCGGCGCGCTGA
- a CDS encoding HAD-IIA family hydrolase yields the protein MRLSRLRALLFDMDGVLYRGRTPLPGAAALLSYLDGARVPYALVTNNSTRTPRQYARLLAQMGMRVPAARIVTSATSTAAYLRRVLRPGARVLVVGEAALRRALVDAGFAPAGERPAAVVVGLDRRVSYRKLAAATQALLDGARFVLTNPDLLLPTDAGVIPGAGSLAAALQAATGRRPTVIGKPHPRLLREALARLGVAPAESAIVGDQVATDVAAGRAAGLYTILVRTGVGATGRRPRGPRPDLVVRDLRELHRRLVAAGLRPQASRRTERAVGRRV from the coding sequence ATGCGGCTGTCGCGCCTGCGGGCGCTGTTGTTCGACATGGACGGCGTGCTGTACCGGGGGCGGACGCCGCTACCCGGGGCCGCCGCGCTGCTGTCGTACCTCGACGGAGCGCGCGTGCCGTACGCCCTGGTCACCAACAACAGCACGCGCACGCCGCGGCAGTATGCCCGTCTGCTGGCGCAGATGGGCATGCGGGTGCCGGCGGCGCGGATCGTCACGTCGGCGACCAGCACCGCGGCGTACCTGCGCCGGGTGCTCCGGCCCGGCGCGCGCGTGCTGGTGGTGGGCGAAGCGGCCCTGCGCCGCGCCCTGGTCGATGCGGGATTCGCGCCGGCGGGCGAACGCCCGGCGGCGGTGGTGGTCGGCCTCGACCGGCGCGTCTCGTACCGGAAGCTGGCGGCGGCGACGCAGGCCCTGCTGGACGGCGCGCGCTTCGTGCTCACCAACCCCGACCTGCTGCTGCCCACCGACGCCGGCGTGATCCCCGGTGCCGGGTCGCTGGCCGCGGCCCTGCAGGCGGCCACCGGCCGGCGGCCCACGGTCATCGGCAAGCCCCACCCGCGGTTGCTGCGCGAAGCGCTGGCCCGCCTGGGCGTCGCGCCGGCCGAGAGCGCCATCGTGGGCGACCAGGTCGCGACCGACGTGGCGGCCGGCCGTGCCGCGGGCCTCTACACCATCCTCGTCCGCACGGGCGTCGGGGCCACCGGCCGGCGCCCGCGGGGACCGCGCCCCGACCTCGTGGTGCGCGACCTTCGGGAGCTGCACCGCCGCCTGGTGGCCGCAGGACTCCGGCCCCAGGCGTCCCGGCGCACCGAACGCGCTGTGGGCAGGCGCGTGTGA
- a CDS encoding acyl-CoA dehydratase activase: MTVVAGVDVGSTQTKAVILHPERRILGRAIVDTGARLTDAARQAFQLALEDADVSERTVAYIVGTGYGRFRVEFGHTQVTEISCHARGAVFLFPNTRTVLDIGGQDTKAIRVGPDGQVLDFCMNDKCSAGTGRFLGAASAALELPLGELGPLALTARHPVAITNTCTVFAESEILGWLARGRRVEDVLMGVHAAIASRSISLVRRVGIEPELTFTGGVARNVAMVKLIGELVGGPVNVSEESHFCGAIGAALFALDHVLGGGAQAPPGVAAAVAGGETP, encoded by the coding sequence GTGACCGTGGTCGCCGGGGTCGACGTGGGGTCCACGCAGACCAAGGCGGTCATCCTGCATCCGGAGCGACGCATCCTGGGCCGGGCCATCGTGGACACGGGCGCCCGCCTGACTGACGCCGCCCGGCAGGCGTTCCAGCTGGCCCTGGAGGACGCCGACGTGAGCGAGCGCACCGTGGCCTACATCGTCGGCACCGGCTACGGCCGCTTCCGGGTCGAGTTCGGGCACACGCAGGTCACCGAGATCTCCTGCCATGCTCGGGGCGCGGTCTTCCTCTTCCCCAACACGCGCACGGTCCTCGACATCGGGGGCCAGGACACCAAGGCGATCCGCGTGGGCCCTGACGGGCAGGTGCTGGACTTCTGCATGAACGACAAGTGCTCGGCCGGGACGGGCCGGTTCCTGGGCGCCGCCTCGGCCGCTCTGGAGCTGCCCCTGGGTGAGCTGGGGCCCCTGGCCCTCACCGCGCGCCACCCGGTGGCGATCACCAACACCTGCACCGTGTTCGCCGAGTCCGAGATCCTGGGGTGGCTGGCGCGCGGCCGGCGGGTCGAGGACGTGCTGATGGGCGTCCATGCCGCCATCGCCTCCCGCAGCATCTCGCTGGTGCGCCGCGTGGGCATCGAGCCCGAGCTGACCTTCACCGGCGGGGTCGCGCGCAACGTGGCCATGGTGAAGCTCATCGGCGAGCTGGTGGGCGGTCCGGTGAACGTGAGCGAGGAGTCGCACTTCTGCGGGGCGATCGGCGCCGCGCTGTTCGCGCTGGACCACGTGCTGGGTGGCGGCGCGCAGGCGCCCCCGGGTGTCGCCGCCGCGGTCGCAGGAGGGGAGACGCCATGA
- a CDS encoding SDR family NAD(P)-dependent oxidoreductase gives MSSERVAVVTGGASGIGRAVCLALAREGTRVAVADINAPGAATVADEIRAAGGEELAVAMDVTSRASVAAGIEQVLAAWGQIDLLVNAAGWDRIMPFVETTEEFWDRVIALNYRGVLATCHVVLPHMIARGTGVVVNIASEAGRAGSSGEAVYSGAKGAVIAFSKALAREVARYGIRVNVVAPGLTDTPLLRQLIDDGHEKLVQAIVRATPLQRLARPEEIADAVLFLASERASFITGQTLSVGGGLTMV, from the coding sequence ATGAGCAGCGAACGCGTGGCGGTGGTGACGGGCGGCGCCAGCGGCATCGGGCGCGCCGTCTGCCTGGCGCTTGCCCGGGAAGGCACCCGGGTGGCCGTGGCCGACATCAACGCCCCCGGGGCCGCCACCGTCGCCGACGAGATCCGGGCGGCGGGTGGCGAGGAGCTGGCCGTGGCCATGGACGTGACGTCCCGGGCCAGCGTGGCCGCCGGGATCGAGCAGGTGCTGGCGGCGTGGGGGCAGATCGACCTGCTGGTAAACGCCGCGGGCTGGGACCGCATCATGCCCTTCGTGGAGACGACCGAGGAGTTCTGGGACCGTGTCATCGCCCTCAACTACCGCGGCGTGCTGGCGACCTGCCACGTGGTGCTCCCGCACATGATCGCCCGCGGCACGGGCGTCGTCGTGAACATCGCGTCCGAGGCGGGGCGTGCCGGCTCGTCGGGCGAGGCGGTCTACTCGGGCGCCAAGGGCGCGGTCATCGCCTTCAGCAAGGCGCTGGCGCGCGAGGTGGCCCGATACGGCATCCGCGTCAACGTCGTGGCCCCCGGGCTCACCGACACCCCGCTCCTGCGCCAGCTGATCGACGACGGCCACGAGAAGCTCGTCCAGGCCATCGTGCGCGCCACGCCGTTGCAGCGGCTGGCCCGGCCCGAGGAGATCGCCGACGCCGTCCTCTTCCTGGCGTCGGAGCGCGCCTCGTTCATCACGGGCCAGACCCTCAGCGTGGGCGGCGGGCTGACCATGGTGTAG
- a CDS encoding acyl-CoA dehydratase activase has protein sequence MTLVAGIDAGASYTKVVLANGAGAIAGRAIVPSGFNFARAAERALDAAVAAAGCRREDVAYVAATGYGRHMVPLRDVAVTDLTAHAWAIHGLYPDVRTVLDIGGQNVKAIRLDERGRVKTFRLNDKCAAGSGAFLEKTVRYMGYEPGAIAALAEAAREPAVVSSICAVFAESEVINHLVSGRSPEDVCAGALVALAERAAQLVKRLRAEPAYALTGGLTRVPLMQRALEQTLRVPFRVPPDELGVYAGALGAARLAAERLRRVRERASV, from the coding sequence ATGACGCTGGTCGCGGGCATCGACGCCGGCGCGTCGTACACCAAGGTCGTCCTGGCCAACGGCGCGGGGGCCATCGCCGGCCGCGCCATCGTCCCCAGCGGCTTCAACTTCGCCCGGGCCGCCGAGCGGGCGCTGGATGCCGCTGTCGCGGCGGCGGGATGCCGGCGCGAGGACGTGGCCTACGTCGCGGCCACCGGGTACGGCCGGCACATGGTGCCGCTACGCGACGTGGCGGTCACCGACCTCACGGCCCACGCCTGGGCGATCCACGGGCTCTACCCCGACGTTCGGACCGTGCTGGACATCGGCGGGCAGAACGTCAAGGCCATCCGCCTCGACGAGCGGGGCCGCGTCAAGACCTTCCGGCTCAACGACAAGTGCGCGGCCGGGAGCGGGGCCTTCCTGGAGAAGACCGTGCGGTACATGGGCTACGAGCCCGGCGCCATCGCCGCCCTGGCCGAGGCCGCACGGGAGCCCGCTGTGGTCTCCAGCATCTGCGCCGTCTTCGCCGAGAGCGAGGTCATCAACCACCTGGTCTCGGGCCGCAGCCCCGAGGACGTCTGCGCCGGCGCCCTGGTGGCGCTGGCCGAGCGCGCGGCGCAGCTCGTCAAGCGGCTGCGGGCCGAGCCGGCCTACGCCCTCACCGGCGGGCTCACCCGCGTGCCCCTGATGCAGCGCGCCCTGGAGCAGACGCTGCGGGTGCCGTTCCGGGTGCCGCCCGACGAGCTGGGCGTCTACGCCGGCGCGCTGGGCGCGGCGCGGCTGGCCGCGGAGCGGCTGCGCCGGGTGCGCGAGCGCGCGTCCGTCTGA
- a CDS encoding NAD-dependent succinate-semialdehyde dehydrogenase, protein MSLVAERSRMFVGGAWVGAQDGATTTVVDPATGETLAEVPDAGREDVWRAVDAAAAAQPAWAATPAVERGRILRRVFDLMTEHRDALARLVTQENGKPFEEARREVAFAAGYFSWFAEEARRVYGAIVPPPVPGKRLWVLRQPVGVVAAITPWNFPATMVTRKIAPALAAGCTVVLKPASATPLTALALARLCADAGLPAGVFNVVTGARAGLIGQVFLDHPAVRKIAFTGSTEVGKRLMAAASAQLKRVSFELGGNAPFIVFDDADLAAAAEGAVAIKFLRVAGQSCICANRVYVQERVADRFLPLFIEKVKGLKVAPGFDPGAQIGPLINTEILEKVDGLVQAAVADGARIVAGGRRLTEGVLGRGLFYAPTVLLDVREEMAVAREEIFGPVAPVMTFRDEAEAVARANATTYGLAAYFYTSDLRRAIRVAEALEYGMVGVNDASGYTHEIPFGGFKESGLGREGGHQGIEEYMEVKSISIGM, encoded by the coding sequence ATGAGTCTGGTCGCAGAGCGATCACGGATGTTCGTGGGAGGCGCCTGGGTCGGTGCCCAGGACGGCGCGACCACGACGGTGGTCGACCCCGCCACCGGCGAGACCCTCGCCGAGGTGCCCGACGCCGGCCGCGAGGACGTCTGGCGCGCGGTGGACGCTGCGGCCGCTGCACAACCCGCCTGGGCGGCCACGCCGGCCGTGGAGCGCGGGCGCATCCTGCGCCGCGTCTTCGACCTGATGACCGAGCACCGGGATGCCCTGGCGCGCCTGGTGACCCAGGAGAACGGGAAGCCCTTCGAGGAAGCGCGGCGCGAGGTGGCGTTCGCCGCCGGGTACTTCTCGTGGTTCGCCGAGGAGGCGCGACGGGTCTACGGCGCGATCGTGCCGCCGCCGGTGCCCGGCAAGCGGCTGTGGGTGCTGCGCCAGCCGGTGGGCGTCGTGGCGGCCATCACCCCGTGGAACTTCCCGGCCACGATGGTCACCCGCAAGATCGCGCCAGCCCTGGCCGCGGGCTGCACCGTGGTGCTCAAGCCCGCCAGCGCCACGCCGCTCACCGCCCTGGCGCTGGCGCGCCTGTGCGCGGACGCGGGGCTGCCGGCCGGGGTCTTCAACGTCGTGACCGGCGCGCGGGCGGGCCTGATCGGTCAGGTCTTCCTCGACCACCCGGCCGTCCGCAAGATCGCCTTCACCGGTTCGACCGAGGTGGGCAAGCGCCTGATGGCCGCGGCCAGCGCCCAGCTCAAGCGCGTCTCGTTCGAGCTGGGCGGGAACGCCCCGTTCATCGTCTTCGACGACGCCGACCTGGCCGCCGCGGCCGAGGGCGCGGTGGCCATCAAGTTCCTGCGGGTGGCGGGCCAGTCGTGTATCTGCGCCAACCGCGTCTACGTGCAGGAGAGGGTCGCAGACCGCTTCCTGCCCCTGTTCATCGAGAAGGTCAAAGGGCTGAAGGTGGCGCCCGGGTTCGACCCCGGGGCCCAGATCGGACCGCTCATCAACACCGAGATCCTCGAGAAGGTCGACGGCCTGGTGCAGGCGGCGGTGGCCGACGGCGCGCGCATCGTGGCCGGCGGGCGGCGGCTCACCGAGGGCGTACTGGGCCGGGGGCTGTTCTACGCGCCCACGGTGCTGCTCGACGTGCGCGAGGAGATGGCCGTGGCGCGGGAGGAGATCTTTGGCCCGGTGGCGCCGGTGATGACGTTCCGTGACGAGGCCGAGGCGGTCGCCCGGGCCAACGCCACCACCTACGGGCTGGCCGCCTACTTCTACACCAGCGATCTGCGCCGTGCCATCCGCGTGGCCGAGGCGCTGGAGTACGGCATGGTCGGCGTCAACGACGCCAGCGGCTACACCCACGAGATCCCGTTCGGGGGCTTCAAGGAGAGCGGGCTGGGCCGGGAAGGCGGGCATCAGGGCATCGAGGAGTACATGGAGGTCAAGTCGATCTCCATCGGGATGTAG